The genomic segment GCGCTCACCGCCGCCCGCGAGGCCGCCACCGCCGCCGAACGCAAACGCGCCGCGGTCGCCGCCCGCCGCGAGGCGCTCGCGCTCGGCCTGCGGCGCAAGGACGGCACGGGCGCGCTGCTCGCCGCCAAGGAGCAGCTCACCGGGGTGCTCGGCCCGGCCGCCGCGCTGCTCACCGTCGCCCCCGGCCACGAAGTGGCCGTCGCCGCCGCACTCGGCGCCGCGGCCGACGCCGTCGCCGTCAGCGGCCCGAGCACCGCCGCCGAGGCCATCCGCCTGCTGCGCAAGCAGGACGCGGGGCGTGCGGCGATGCTCCTCGGCGGCGTCCCCGACGACGTACGGAAGGAACGTCCCGGCGGGCCCCCGTACGCCGCCGACCTCGTGCGGGGACCTGACGAGCTGATGCCCGCGGTGCGGCGGCTGCTGCGCGGGATCGTCGCCGTCGGCACGCTGGAGGACGCCGAGGATGTCGTCTACGCGCACCCCGAACTGACCGCCGTCACCGCCGAAGGGGACCTGCTCGGGGCGCACTTCGCGCAGGGCGGGTCCGCGGGCGCGCCGAGCCTGCTCGAAGTGCAGGCATCCGTCGATGAGGCCGCCGCCGAGCTGGAGCAACTCGACGCTCAGTGCGAGGAGTTGGCGCTGGCTCAGGAGCGCGCGGGGGAGCGGCGCAAGGAGTGCGCGGCGCTCGTCGAGGAGTTGGGGGAGCGGCGCAAGGCCGCCGACCGCGAGAAGTCCTCCGTGGCACAGCAGTTGGGGGCGCTCGCCGGGCAGGCGCGGGGCGCCGCGGGCGAGGCCGAGCGCAGCACCGCCGCCGCGGCCAAGGCGCAGGACGCCCTGGACAAGGCGGTCGAGGAGGCCGAGGAGCTCGCCGAGCGGCTCGCCGTCGCCGAGGAGGCGTCCCAGGGCGGCGAGGACGAGGAGCCCGACACCTCCGTGCGCGACCGGCTCGCCGCCGACGGGGCCAACGCCCGGCAGACCGAGATGGAGGCCAGGCTCCAGGCGCGTACGCACGAGGAGCGGGTGAAGGCCCTCGCGGGCCGCGCCGACTCCCTCGACCGGGCCGCCCGCGCCGAACGCGAGGCACGCGCGCGTGCCGAGCAGCGCAAGGCGCGGCTGCGCCACGAGGCGGCGGTCGCCGAGGCCGTCGCGTCCGGCGGGCGTCAGCTGCTCGCCCACGTCGAGGTCTCCCTCGTACGGGCGGACGACGAGCGCACCGCGGCCGAGCGCGCCAAGGAGGTGCGGGAGCGGGAGCTGCACGCCGCGCGGGGCCGGGGCCGCGATCTCAAGGCCGAGCTCGACAAATTGACTGATTCAGTTCACCGGGGCGAGGTACTAGGAGCCGAGAAGAGGCTGCGGATCGAGCAGCTGGAGACCAAGGCACTGGAGGAGCTCGGTGTGGAGCCCGCGGGACTCGTGGCCGACTACGGCCCCGATCAGCCCGTGCCGCCCTCGCCCGCCGCCGAGGGCGAGGAGCTGCCCGACGACCCGAGCCATCCGCGCAACCTGCCGGTGCCGTTCGTCCGGGGAGAGCAGGAGAAGCGGCTCAAGTCCGCCGAACGGGCGTATCAGCAGCTCGGGAAGGTGAACCCGCTGGCCCTTGAGGAGTTCGCGGCGCTGGAAGAGCGCCACAAGTTCCTCAGCGAGCAGCTCGAAGACCTGAAGAAGACACGGAGCGACCTCCTCCAGGTGGTGAAGGAGGTCGACGAACGCGTCGAGCAGGTCTTCACCGAGGCCTACTACGACACGGCCCGGGAGTTCGAGGGCGTCTTCTCGCGGCTGTTCCCCGGCGGTGAGGGACGGCTGATCCTGACCGATCCCGACAACATGCTCGCCACCGGCGTGGACGTGGAGGCCCGGCCGCCCGGCAAGAAGGTCAAGCGTCTCTCGCTGCTCTCCGGCGGCGAACGGTCGCTGACCGCCGTGGCGCTGCTCGTCTCGATCTTCAAGGCACGGCCCAGCCCGTTCTACGTGATGGACGAGGTGGAGGCGGCGCTCGACGACACCAACCTGCAGCGGCTCATCCGCATCATGCAGGAGCTGCAGGAGGCCTCGCAGCTCATCGTGATCACGCACCAGAAGCGCACGATGGAGGTCGCGGACGCGCTGTACGGCGTCTCGATGCAGGGCGACGGCGTCTCGAAGGTCATCAGCCAGCGCCTTCGCTAGGTGTTGCGGCGGATCACTCACCCCCCTTCATGGCTTCAAGGCTTGAATCCAAGCGGCCTCAGTGTGCTCATAAAGTCACAGCAGCCGACCTATTGACTTCGAAACTTGAAGGCATAGTCTCTGCAACGTTGCTTTTACCTTCAGGTGGTGGGCGGCGTGAAGTTGTGCGCCACTTGAAGAGCTCGCCCCCACCCCCGGCAGCGCTGCCGGTGGCCCGAGGAGTACACGTGACCAGCACATCGCAGGCGCCCCAGTCCGGAGCCAGAGAGGCCCACCCGGACCATCTCGGCCATGTCATCTTCATTACGGCGGCCGCCGCGATGGGTGGCTTCCTCTTCGGCTACGACAGTTCGGTGATCAATGGCGCGACCGTCGCCATCCAGCACCGCTTCGACGTCGACGCCAACATGCTCGGCTGGATCATCGCCACCGCGCTCCTCGGCTGTGCCGTCGGCGCCGCCGTGGCCGGACGCATCGCCGACCGCATCGGCCGCATCCGCTGCATGCAGATCGCCGCCGTCCTCTTCGCGGCCAGCGCCGTCGGCTCGGCCCTGCCCTTCGCGGCCTGGGACCTCACGGTGTGGCGCCTCATCGGCGGCATCGGCATCGGCATGGCCTCGGTGATCGGCCCGGCCTACATCGCCGAGGTCGCGCCGCCCGCGTACCGCGGCCGTCTCGCCTCGTTCCAGCAGGCCGCGATCGTCATCGGCATCGCCGTCTCCCAGCTGGTCAACTGGGGCATCCTGAACATGGCCGACGGCGACCAGCGCGGCAAGATCGGCGGGCTCGAGGCCTGGCAGTGGATGCTCGGCGTCATGGTCATCCCGGCGCTGCTCTACGGGCTGCTGTCCTTCATCATCCCGGAGTCGCCGCGCTTCCTGATCTCGGCGGGACGCCACTCCGAGGCCAAGAAGGTGCTCGGCGAGGTCGAGGGCACCTCCATCGACCTGGACGCGCGCGTCGACGAGATCGAGCGGGGCCTGCACCGCGAGCACAAGCCGTCCTTCAAGGACCTGCTCGGCAAGGTCGGCTTCCTGCCGATCGTGTGGATCGGCATCGGGCTCTCGGTCTTCCAGCAGCTCGTCGGCATCAACGTGATCTTCTACTACTCGAACCAGCTGTGGCAGTCGATCGGCAAGGACCCGAGCAGCTCGTTCCTGTACTCGTTCGAGACGTCGATCGTGAACATCATCGGTACGGTCATCGCGATGATCTTCGTCGACCGCATCGGCCGCAAGCCCCTCGCCATCATCGGCTCCGCGGGCATGGCGGCGGCCCTGTTCACCATGGCGTGGGCGTTCTCGTACAAGACCGGCTCCGGCGACACCGTCTCGCTGCCGAACGCGCAGGGCCTGACCGCGATCATCGCCGCCAACGCCTTCGTGCTCTTCTTCGCCCTGTCCTGGGGTGTGGTCGTCTGGGTGCTGCTCGGCGAGATCTTCCCGAACCGCATCCGCGCCGCCGCGCTCGGTGTGGCCGCCTCCGCCCAGTGGCTCGCCAACTTCGCGATCACCAAGACGTTCCCGAGCATGTCCGAGTGGTCCCTGACCGGCTCGTACATCATCTACGGCGCGTTCGCCGCCATCTCGATCCCCTTCGTCATGAAGTTCGTCAAGGAGACGAAGGGCAAGGCCCTGGAGGAGATGGGCTAACCCCCGCTGCCCCCTCCTCTTCAGGAAGCTGCCCCGGCCGAAGGACTCGTGCTCACTTGTCCTTCAGCCGGGGCAGTACGTTTTCGCAGAAGTGGTGCAGGCTGCGCCAGCCCTCGTCGATCGGCATGCCGCCGGAGAGCGGGTGCAGGACGAGGCTGTCCGCGCCGCTCTTCGCGTACCGCACGCACGCGTCGGGCGTCAGGACGCGGTACACGCCCTCGGCGCGCAGCTCCTCCACCGTCGTGGCCGTCGACTTCACGGCAGAGCGGATGTCCTTGTTCTGCCAGGAGGCGTACGTGCGTGCCTCGTGCAGGAAGTGCTCGCCGTGCTTGGCCCAGGTGAGGTCCGGGTCGTCCGCGATGTGCAGCAGCGGGGTCTCGGCGGCCGGCATCATCGTCCAGCCCTCCGTGCCGTGCTCCCTGAGCTGCTCCCGGTAGTACGCCTCCAAGTCGGGCAGG from the Streptomyces venezuelae genome contains:
- the smc gene encoding chromosome segregation protein SMC, whose product is MHLKALTLRGFKSFASATTLKFEPGITCVVGPNGSGKSNVVDALSWVMGEQGAKSLRGGKMEDVIFAGTTGRPPLGRAEVSLTIDNSDGALPIEYAEVTITRIMFRNGGSEYQINGDTCRLLDIQELLSDSGIGREMHVIVGQGQLDGVLHADPMGRRAFIEEAAGVLKHRKRKEKALRKLDAMQANLARVQDLTDELRRQLKPLGRQAAVARRAAVIQADLRDARLRLLADDLVRMRDALNAEVADEAALKERKESAEAELKAALQREAQLEEEVRRLTPRLQRAQQTWYELSQLAERVRGTVSLADARVKSATAAPPEERRGRDPEDMEREAARIREQEAELEAALEAAEHALDDTVAHRSDLEQRLAVEERRLKDVARAIADRREGLARLHGQVNAARSRAASAQAEIDRLAVARDEAAERAVVAQEAYEQLKAEVDGLDADDAELGERHDAAKRELADAEAALTAAREAATAAERKRAAVAARREALALGLRRKDGTGALLAAKEQLTGVLGPAAALLTVAPGHEVAVAAALGAAADAVAVSGPSTAAEAIRLLRKQDAGRAAMLLGGVPDDVRKERPGGPPYAADLVRGPDELMPAVRRLLRGIVAVGTLEDAEDVVYAHPELTAVTAEGDLLGAHFAQGGSAGAPSLLEVQASVDEAAAELEQLDAQCEELALAQERAGERRKECAALVEELGERRKAADREKSSVAQQLGALAGQARGAAGEAERSTAAAAKAQDALDKAVEEAEELAERLAVAEEASQGGEDEEPDTSVRDRLAADGANARQTEMEARLQARTHEERVKALAGRADSLDRAARAEREARARAEQRKARLRHEAAVAEAVASGGRQLLAHVEVSLVRADDERTAAERAKEVRERELHAARGRGRDLKAELDKLTDSVHRGEVLGAEKRLRIEQLETKALEELGVEPAGLVADYGPDQPVPPSPAAEGEELPDDPSHPRNLPVPFVRGEQEKRLKSAERAYQQLGKVNPLALEEFAALEERHKFLSEQLEDLKKTRSDLLQVVKEVDERVEQVFTEAYYDTAREFEGVFSRLFPGGEGRLILTDPDNMLATGVDVEARPPGKKVKRLSLLSGGERSLTAVALLVSIFKARPSPFYVMDEVEAALDDTNLQRLIRIMQELQEASQLIVITHQKRTMEVADALYGVSMQGDGVSKVISQRLR
- a CDS encoding sugar porter family MFS transporter — encoded protein: MTSTSQAPQSGAREAHPDHLGHVIFITAAAAMGGFLFGYDSSVINGATVAIQHRFDVDANMLGWIIATALLGCAVGAAVAGRIADRIGRIRCMQIAAVLFAASAVGSALPFAAWDLTVWRLIGGIGIGMASVIGPAYIAEVAPPAYRGRLASFQQAAIVIGIAVSQLVNWGILNMADGDQRGKIGGLEAWQWMLGVMVIPALLYGLLSFIIPESPRFLISAGRHSEAKKVLGEVEGTSIDLDARVDEIERGLHREHKPSFKDLLGKVGFLPIVWIGIGLSVFQQLVGINVIFYYSNQLWQSIGKDPSSSFLYSFETSIVNIIGTVIAMIFVDRIGRKPLAIIGSAGMAAALFTMAWAFSYKTGSGDTVSLPNAQGLTAIIAANAFVLFFALSWGVVVWVLLGEIFPNRIRAAALGVAASAQWLANFAITKTFPSMSEWSLTGSYIIYGAFAAISIPFVMKFVKETKGKALEEMG